Genomic DNA from Actinopolymorpha sp. NPDC004070:
GCCGGACTGGACGGCCTGCTCGCCGCTGCCCGGGCCGGGATGGCCCAGTGGCGCGACGCCGGACCCGACACCCGGGTCGAAGTGACGCTGGAGATCCTGCAGCGGCTGCACCGGCGGGTCTTCGAGCTCGCGAACGCGGTGATGGCGACCACCGGCCAGGCGTTCGTGATGGCCTTCCAGGCCGGAGGGACGCACGCGCTGGACCGGGCGCTGGAGGCCGTCGCGTTCGCGCACACCGAGATGACCCGGCACCCGGCGACCATGGTGTGGGAACGCCCGGCCAAGGGCGACCCGGTGCGGGTGGAGAAGACGTTCACCGTGGTTCCGCGCGGGGTGGCGGTGGTGATCGGCTGTACGACGTTCCCCACCTGGAACTCCTACCCCGGCCTGTTCGCGTCTTTGGTCACCGGCAACCCGGTCGTGGTGAAGCCGCATCCGCGTGCGGTGCTGCCCCTGGCGATCACCGTCCAGGTCTGCCAGGAGGTGCTGGCCGAGCGGGGCTTCGACCCGCACCTGGTCACTCTCGCCGCCGAGGCCGAGGGCACCGGCCTGGCCATGGACCTCGCCACCCGTCCGGAGGTGCGGATCGTCGACTTCACCGGGTCGGGAGAGTTCGGCGGCTGGCTGGAGTCGCACGCCACCCAGGCGCTCGTCTTCACCGAGAAGTCCGGCGTCAACCCGGTGGTGATCGACTCCACTGACTCCTTCCGCGGACTCACCGCCAACCTCGCGTTCACCCTGTCGCTGTACTCCGGGCAGATGTGTACGACCTCGCAGAACATCTACGTCCCGGCAGGTGGGATCGAGACCGACGAGGGGCACAAGAGCTTCGCCGACGTCGGTGCGGGCCTGGCGGCGGCGGTCGACAAGTTGCTCGCCGACGAGGCCCGGGCGGTCGAGCTCCTCGGCGCTATCGTCAACGACGACGTGCTCGGCCGGGTGGACCGGGCCGCGGACCTCGGCGAGGTGGTGCTGGAGCCGCGGCCGCTGAACCACCCCTCGCTCAAGAACGCGGTGGTCCGTACCCCCGCGATCGTGGCGGTCGACGCGGGTGACCCCAGCGGTGCCGACGCTGCCGGTGACCGGCCGTACACCCGTGAGTGCTTCGGCCCGGTGACGTTCCTGGTCCGTACGGCCGACACCGGCCAGTCGCTGGATCTCGTACGCCGCCTCGGCCACGAGCGGGGCGCGATGACCGCGGCGGTCTACTCCACCTCCGAGTCGGTTCTGGACGCCGCCCGGGAGGTCGCGCTGGACGTGGGCGTGGCACTGTCTGAAAACCTCACCGGCGGGGTGTACGTCAACCAGTCCGCGGCGTTCAGCGACTACCACGGCACCGGCGCCAACCCGGCGGCCAACGCCGCGTACGTCGACGCGGCCTACGTGACCGGCCGGTTCCGGATCGTGCAGAGCCGGCGGCCAGCCCCGTCCTGACCCGGCCTGAACCTGCAGGACGCCGGCCACCGCCGGGAAATGGTCCGGTCGAGCGGCCGTCCATTGGCCAGGCGTGGCCACAGCGTATTGCGGCCCGCCGCCGTAGAGTGAACGCCGTGCCCGGTGCGCTGACGTGCGGCGGGCGCACGGATGTGTCCAGACTTGTGGAGCGGAGCTCACCATGGAAAAGCGGCGGCTCGGACGACTCGAACACCAGAGCAGCGTCCTCATCTACGGCGCGGCCTCTCTGGCCGAGGTGACCCAGGACGTCGCCGACGCGTCCATCCAGGAGGCGCTGGACGCGGGCATCAACCACTTCGACACGGCGGCGAGCTACGGCGACGCCGAGCTGCGGCTGGGCCCGTGGATGCCGCGCATTCGCGACCAGATCTTCCTCGCCACCAAGACCGGTGAGCGGGAGCGCGAGGCGGCGTGGGCGTCGATCAACGCCTCGCTGGAACGCCTGCAGACCGACCGGCTCGACCTGATCCAGCTGCACGCGGTCGGTGACCGCGAGGAGCTGGACAAGGCGACCGGCACCGGCGGCGCGCTGGAGGCGGCGATCAGGGCGCGCGACGAGGGCCTGGTCTCGCACATCGGGATCACAGGCCACGGCCACGAGGCGCCGGCCACGCACCGCGAGGCGCTGCGCAGGTTCCCGTTCGACACGGTGCTCACCCCGCTCAACTACGCCCTCGGCCGCGACGAGACCTACTACAACGCGTGGCAGGAGCTGGCGGCCGAGACCCAGCGGGTGGACGCCGGTCTGATGATCATCAAGACGGTCGCCCGGCGCACCTGGACCGAGGACGACCACCGTTACACCACGTGGTACGAGCCGCTGGACGAGCAGAGCAACGTCACCGCCGCGCTGGCGTGGGTGCTCTCCCACCCGCAGATCACCGGCATCGCGACGCCGGGTGAGGTGCGGCTGCTGTCCAAGCTCGTCCAGGGCGAGAAGGACCGCTCCGCGCTGAGCGCCGAGCAGATCTCCGCGCAGCTGGACAAGGTCGACGCGTACGCCTCGCCGTTCGTGTCGATGCCGATCTGACGACGTGATCGCGAGCGGGGCAGCCCCTCGAGGGCCTGCCCCGCTCAAGGTCCGGTAGCCGGAGCCGCGTGCGGGCCGGACCCTAGTCGCAGGTGCCGGGGTCGGTGATCTCCAGCTTGCCGACGGCGCTCTGCAGCAGGTCGGTCGTCCTGCCGACGGCGTCCTCGGAGGCGTCGGAGGCCGGGGCGTAGGTGATCTTGACGACCTCGCTCCGCTCGTCGGGGAAGGCCTGCGCGAACCGCCATTCGGTGCCGCGCTGCACACTCAGCCTGCCGACGACCTGGTTGTCGGTGTCGCGTTGCAGGGTCACACCGTCGGTGCCGCGCACGACCGCGCGCAGGTCCTCCTGGGACTGCTGCGCCCGCTCCCCGGTGTAGTACCTACCGGACACGCTCACCTCGCCACCGCCGTCGTCGGCGGGCACGGTGTAGGTCGCGCCACCCGCCGCCTCCTTCGCCGTCCACGACGTCGGGACCGCGAACTCGAGCGTCGCGCAGGTCACCAGCACGGTGCCGGGCGGGCGCGACTCCTGCTTCCCCGTGGCCGTGGGGTCCGGTGAGGGAGTCTCGGTCGACGCCGGTGGTCCGCCCGGCTCGGGCGTGCGGCTCGGCGGCGCCTTCGGCGGGCGTTCGGCCAGACTCACCGGCTGCACCCCGGGGGCACCGCATCCGGCGAGGAGCGCACCGGCGGCGACCAGCACGAACCAACCCGCTCTCCCGGCTCGCGACATCGGCGCGCACCTCTTCCCGTCCGACTTCTCGTTGGGCTTCACGTTCGACTTCACGGTTCGGCTTCCCGCCCGACCGTCACCCGGAGGTCCGAGCCGGCGTCGTGCTCGATCCAGCTTGATTAGGCTCCATCGGCTTGATCGGCTCGGCGGGACCAACGGGCACTGTAGTCCGCCGGACCTGCCGGCCGAGGACGCGTGGGCCACGGCCTGTGGACAGCGTGGTTCCTGTGGACAAACCGTGCCGGACTCACCTGCCGGACCTCTATCGTGAGGACTCGCTGACGGTGGCCGGGGAGTCGGGACATGGCACGACGTGGTGTGGCGGGGGAGTCGAGCACGCGCGTGGCGCGCGCGATCGTGAAGAGGCTGGAGAAGATGTCCGGCCGACGGGTCCGCGTTCATCACGTCGACCCCTCCGACGTGCGCGTCAACCGCCACCTGCCGGGCCACACGCCGGGCCGTCGTACGACAGCGTCCGAGGCGCCGAACACCTCGCGCGGGTGGGAACCGAACACGATCTACCGCGTCCATGACCCGGAGACCAAGCTCAGCGCGGTCTACCAGACCGACCGGTACGGCCGGGTCTCGAGGGTGGAGGGCCGGCTGGTCAGGACCAAGAACGTCCGTGACCCCGACCAGCAGGTCTGGTCCGGCGGCCGGCACCGGCGTCAGTCCGGAAACCCACAGGGGTACGACACCGACGCCGGCGGCCACATCATCGCCCGCGAACTGGGCGGCTCGGGAGCGGGCATCAACACCCTGCCGCAGAGCTGGCGGGAGAACAGCTACGGCCAGTGGCGCAACATGGAGCGCAGGCTGAAGACCCTGGTCGACGGCGAGAACGACGTCGACCTGAAGGTCGTCCCGAAGTACCCCGGCGGCAATGGCGAGCGCCCGGACTGGTTCAAGGTGGAGTACACCGTGACGCCGAGGGACGGCAGCCCGCCCTATACGGTCACGGAGGTAATCTCCAACCGCAGCAAGCCGAAGTAGGGACCCAGGCGATGGTGGATCAGGCACGTCAGCAGGAGCTCCTGCAGGCGATCGGACAGGCACTCTTCGACGAGTTGCCCGACGACTTCGCCTCCGCGCGGGTGGTCTGCTCGATGGTCGGGGACCAGGCGAGGTTCGACGTCGGGTACACCGACGGGTCCGGGCGGCAGTCCTCGACCGCGATGCCCGACGATCTCTACGAGTTGTTCCGGGACCTGCGGGACGCGACGTACGAGCCGGGCAAGGGCGCGTGGTACGTCGCCAGGTTCGAGCTCGCCGCCGACGGGCGGTTCAGCATCGACTTCGACTACGACAGCGAGCCCACCGTGGCGTCGGCGACCGAGGACGACTTCCGCGAGGACCTCGAGCGTTATCCGCGGGAGCCGGACCTGGTTCCCCCGTGGTACGCCCGGCGCACCTGACGCGGCACCGGCGTCCCGCGTCCCGCACGTCGCGGGCTCACGGGATAGGTTCCGCTCATGCGGATACGTGCCCCTGAGCTGGTCGGACGTGGCGGCTGGCTGAACACCGGCGGACGGCAGTACGAGCTGGCCGACTTCCGGGGCCGCTTCCTGCTGCTGGACTTCTGGACCTTCTGCTGTGTGAACTGCCTGCACGTCCTGGACGAGCTGCGGCCGCTGGAGGAGAAGTACTCCGACGTCCTGGTCGTGGTGGGCGTGCACTCGCCGAAGTTCGCCCACGAGGCGGAGGAGGCGGCCGTCCGGTCCGCGATCGAGCGGTACGCCGTCCGCCATCCGGTCCTCGACGACCCCGACCTGACCACCTGGCAGGCCTACACCGCGCGGGCCTGGCCGACGCTCACCCTGGTCGATCCCGAGGGGTACGTCGTCGCGCAGTACTCCGGCGAGGGCCACGCGCACGCGCTGGACGCCCTGCTGGCCGAACTCGTCCCCGCCCACGACGCCCGGGCGACCCTGCGTCGGGACTCCTCGCCGTACGTCCCGCCGCCCCCGCCGGACACCGCGCTGCGCTTCCCGGCCAAGGCGGTGCCGCTGCCCGACGGCAACCTGCTGGTGGCCGACGCGGGCGCGCACAGCCTGGCCGTGCTGGCGCCCGACCTGGAGACCGTCGTCCGCAGGATCGGGACCGGTGATCGAGGCTTCCTCGACGGCGGCCCGGGTGAGGCGGCCTTCCGGGAGCCGAACGGCCTGTGTCTCCTCCCGCCCGACGTCGCCGCGTCCGCGGGATACGACGTGGTGGTCGCCGACACCGCCAACCACGCCCTGCGCGGCGTACGGCTGTCGACCGGTCAGGTGCACACCCTGGCCGGCAACGGCCTGCAGTGGATGCGCGGTGACGGGGTTGGCGCGTTGTCCAGTCCCTGGGACGTGGCGTGGTACGCCGGCCAGGTGTGGGTGGCGATGGCCGGCATCCACCAGCTGTGGACGTTCGACCCGGCGACCCGGGAGGCGCGTCCGGTAGCGGGGACGACCAACGAGGGCCTGGCCGACGGTCCGCTGCCGGAGGCGTGGTTCGCCCAGACGTCCGGGCTCGCGGTCTCCGGTGACGGGCGCCGGCTGTGGCTGGCCGACGCCGAGACCTCCGCCCTGCGCTACGTCGAGGACGGCGAGGATGGCGAGGTGCACACGGTGGTGGGCACCGGCCTGTTCGACTTCGGCCTGCGGGACGGCCCGGCCGACCAGGCGTTGCTGCAGCACCCGCTCGGCGTGACGGTACTGCCCGACGACTCGGTCGCGGTCCTCGACACCTACAACGGCGCGGTCCGCCGCTACGACCCCGCGGCGAACACCGTGACCACCCTGCTCACGGGTCTGGTCGAGCCGAGCGGCGCCGTCGTCGACGGGGACACGCTGGTCGTGGTGGAGTCGGCCGCGCACCGCGTGGCGAGGTTCCCGCTCGGCGGGCAGGTGCGGCCCGTACGCGAGTTCGCCCACCAGACCCAGCGCCCGGTGACGACGATCGCGCCCGGCGAGGTGGAGCTGCTGGTGGAGTTCGAGCCGCCGCCGGGGCAGAAGCTGGACGACACGGCCGGTCCGGCGACCCGGCTGTACGTGTCGGCGACCCCGCCGGCGTTCCTGCGCGAGGGC
This window encodes:
- a CDS encoding NHL domain-containing thioredoxin family protein, producing MRIRAPELVGRGGWLNTGGRQYELADFRGRFLLLDFWTFCCVNCLHVLDELRPLEEKYSDVLVVVGVHSPKFAHEAEEAAVRSAIERYAVRHPVLDDPDLTTWQAYTARAWPTLTLVDPEGYVVAQYSGEGHAHALDALLAELVPAHDARATLRRDSSPYVPPPPPDTALRFPAKAVPLPDGNLLVADAGAHSLAVLAPDLETVVRRIGTGDRGFLDGGPGEAAFREPNGLCLLPPDVAASAGYDVVVADTANHALRGVRLSTGQVHTLAGNGLQWMRGDGVGALSSPWDVAWYAGQVWVAMAGIHQLWTFDPATREARPVAGTTNEGLADGPLPEAWFAQTSGLAVSGDGRRLWLADAETSALRYVEDGEDGEVHTVVGTGLFDFGLRDGPADQALLQHPLGVTVLPDDSVAVLDTYNGAVRRYDPAANTVTTLLTGLVEPSGAVVDGDTLVVVESAAHRVARFPLGGQVRPVREFAHQTQRPVTTIAPGEVELLVEFEPPPGQKLDDTAGPATRLYVSATPPAFLREGEGSGTELARRLVLDAAVGDGVLHVAATAASCDVDADHPMCHIHQQDWGVPIRLAEGAGTTLSLVLGGSVED
- a CDS encoding immunity protein YezG family protein yields the protein MVDQARQQELLQAIGQALFDELPDDFASARVVCSMVGDQARFDVGYTDGSGRQSSTAMPDDLYELFRDLRDATYEPGKGAWYVARFELAADGRFSIDFDYDSEPTVASATEDDFREDLERYPREPDLVPPWYARRT
- a CDS encoding DNA/RNA non-specific endonuclease codes for the protein MARRGVAGESSTRVARAIVKRLEKMSGRRVRVHHVDPSDVRVNRHLPGHTPGRRTTASEAPNTSRGWEPNTIYRVHDPETKLSAVYQTDRYGRVSRVEGRLVRTKNVRDPDQQVWSGGRHRRQSGNPQGYDTDAGGHIIARELGGSGAGINTLPQSWRENSYGQWRNMERRLKTLVDGENDVDLKVVPKYPGGNGERPDWFKVEYTVTPRDGSPPYTVTEVISNRSKPK
- a CDS encoding aldo/keto reductase, with protein sequence MEKRRLGRLEHQSSVLIYGAASLAEVTQDVADASIQEALDAGINHFDTAASYGDAELRLGPWMPRIRDQIFLATKTGEREREAAWASINASLERLQTDRLDLIQLHAVGDREELDKATGTGGALEAAIRARDEGLVSHIGITGHGHEAPATHREALRRFPFDTVLTPLNYALGRDETYYNAWQELAAETQRVDAGLMIIKTVARRTWTEDDHRYTTWYEPLDEQSNVTAALAWVLSHPQITGIATPGEVRLLSKLVQGEKDRSALSAEQISAQLDKVDAYASPFVSMPI
- the paaN gene encoding phenylacetic acid degradation protein PaaN, with amino-acid sequence MDADTLDQAVAAIRTRGYFSAFPESPSPRIYGPDAAVEGQRAFEAWQDREFPVGTPGSDGTVANEKSPFGIPLDVRYPKVDAAGLDGLLAAARAGMAQWRDAGPDTRVEVTLEILQRLHRRVFELANAVMATTGQAFVMAFQAGGTHALDRALEAVAFAHTEMTRHPATMVWERPAKGDPVRVEKTFTVVPRGVAVVIGCTTFPTWNSYPGLFASLVTGNPVVVKPHPRAVLPLAITVQVCQEVLAERGFDPHLVTLAAEAEGTGLAMDLATRPEVRIVDFTGSGEFGGWLESHATQALVFTEKSGVNPVVIDSTDSFRGLTANLAFTLSLYSGQMCTTSQNIYVPAGGIETDEGHKSFADVGAGLAAAVDKLLADEARAVELLGAIVNDDVLGRVDRAADLGEVVLEPRPLNHPSLKNAVVRTPAIVAVDAGDPSGADAAGDRPYTRECFGPVTFLVRTADTGQSLDLVRRLGHERGAMTAAVYSTSESVLDAAREVALDVGVALSENLTGGVYVNQSAAFSDYHGTGANPAANAAYVDAAYVTGRFRIVQSRRPAPS